A single region of the Chelmon rostratus isolate fCheRos1 chromosome 5, fCheRos1.pri, whole genome shotgun sequence genome encodes:
- the zgc:101664 gene encoding shieldin complex subunit 3, whose product MEDVVLHYQLGSDAGLSCLLERTEKLLESFPCRTLPVFSPWFPTATDCHLPIRPAKAAPVIPCTSDLLVSESRQHTHTAQNKLQKPEADILVAERPHDSSHAEPTRRPHENPQKPTDDVCVSEAPNHLLPASLFNKAETEASRLSPDKHTDKDGFPVTHSTVKRSWSVFTQKGGLLQSSQSLSKQFHHMVSINGLHLHQRVKWVISQNNCGAARDIEQVWQAVSRSVRSSRLPTCNANIQRERAEIWVFCDVLFSEQVGRWLKDELRLLGRISLTVHRLGEIFSM is encoded by the exons ATGGAGGATGTGGTTCTGCACTATCAACTTGGATCAGACGCTGGGCTCAGCTGCCTGCTAGAGAGGACGGAGAAGCTTCTGGAGTCTTTCCCCTGTCGGACTCTGCCAGTCTTCAGCCCCTGGTTCCCCACTGCCACAGACTGTCACCTGCCCATCAGACCTGCTAAAGCAGCTCCAGTCATCCCCTGCACAAGTGATTTACTTGTCTCTGAGAGCCggcaacacactcacacagcacagaacaaaCTACAAAAACCTGAAGCTGACATTCTTGTTGCTGAAAGACCTCATGATTCTTCACATGCAGAGCCGACCAGAAGACCACATGAAAATCCACAAAAACCCACAGATGACGTCTGCGTCTCAGAAGCCCCAAACCATCTCCTCCCAGCCTCGCTCTTCAACAAAGCAGAGACGGAGGCCAGTAGACTGtctcctgacaaacacacagacaaagatggCTTCCCTGTCACACACTCAACGGTCAAACGGTCCTGGAGCGTCTTTACACAGAAAGGAGGTCTCCTGCAGAGCTCCCAGTCGCTGTCCAAACAGTTCCATCACATGGTGTCCATCAACgggctccacctccaccagagGGTCAAATGGGTGATCAGTCAGAACAACTGTGGGGCGGCCAGGGACATCGAACAG gtgtGGCAGGCTGTGAGCCGGTCCGTCAGGAGTTCCAGGTTGCCGACCTGTAACGCCAACATCCAGAGGGAGCGTGCGGAGATCTGGGTGTTTTGTGACGTTCTCTTCTCTGAGCAGGTGGGACGTTGGCTGAAGGATGAGCTGCGGCTGTTGGGGAGGATCAGCCTGACTGTTCACAGGCTGGGAGAGATCTTCAGCATGTAG